In Nocardioides sp. InS609-2, a single genomic region encodes these proteins:
- a CDS encoding hemolysin family protein: MAAALVLVAGLFSAADAALAGFSHARAEELVTETRPGSRKLLRILDDAPRYLNTALLLRLLCEIGATVIVTLWVTERFDYAWWATLVVTISVMLLVSFVAIGVAPRTLGRQHDVSVALLSAGPIVFVTRVLGPLPQLLILLGNAITPGRGFRTGPFSTETELRELVDMAEASAVIESGERKMIHSVFELGDTIAREVMVPRNDVVYIEHYKNLRQTMSLFLRSGYSRIPVIGENLDDVRGMAYLKDVVRRDFEAPDVETTQRVEEVMRPVHYVPDSKPVDELMSEMQSMRQHVAIVVDEYGGTAGLVTIEDVLEEIVGEITDEYDEDSAEFETLEDGSARVVSRYPVDDLVDLFGIQVFDDDVDSVGGLLAKHLGRVPIPGASVEVHGLRFEAERATGRRHKLGTVLIKRVVPEHDPAPDDEESADA; this comes from the coding sequence ATGGCGGCCGCCCTGGTCCTGGTGGCCGGACTCTTCTCCGCCGCGGACGCGGCACTGGCCGGTTTCTCGCACGCTCGCGCCGAGGAGCTCGTCACCGAGACACGTCCCGGCTCGCGCAAGCTGCTGCGCATCCTCGACGACGCACCGCGCTACCTCAACACCGCGCTGCTACTGCGTCTTCTCTGCGAGATCGGCGCGACGGTCATCGTCACGCTCTGGGTCACCGAGCGCTTCGACTACGCCTGGTGGGCGACGCTGGTGGTCACCATCAGCGTGATGCTCCTGGTCTCGTTCGTCGCGATCGGCGTGGCGCCCCGCACCCTGGGCCGCCAGCACGATGTCAGCGTCGCCCTGCTCTCGGCCGGGCCGATCGTCTTCGTCACCCGGGTCCTCGGACCGCTCCCACAGCTGCTGATCCTGCTCGGCAACGCGATCACCCCCGGCCGGGGCTTCCGCACCGGACCCTTCTCGACGGAGACGGAGCTCCGTGAGCTGGTCGACATGGCCGAGGCATCGGCGGTCATCGAGTCGGGTGAGCGCAAGATGATCCACTCCGTCTTCGAGCTCGGCGACACCATCGCTCGCGAGGTGATGGTGCCGCGCAACGACGTGGTCTACATCGAGCACTACAAGAACCTCCGCCAGACGATGTCGCTGTTCCTGCGCAGCGGCTACTCCCGGATCCCGGTCATCGGCGAGAACCTCGACGACGTGCGCGGCATGGCCTATCTCAAGGATGTCGTCCGCCGCGACTTCGAGGCCCCCGATGTCGAGACCACCCAGCGTGTCGAGGAGGTCATGCGGCCGGTGCACTACGTGCCTGACTCCAAACCCGTCGACGAGCTGATGTCGGAGATGCAGTCCATGCGCCAGCACGTCGCCATCGTCGTCGACGAGTACGGCGGCACCGCCGGCCTGGTGACCATCGAGGACGTGCTCGAGGAGATCGTCGGCGAGATCACCGACGAGTACGACGAGGACTCCGCCGAGTTCGAGACTCTCGAGGACGGCAGTGCGCGGGTCGTATCGCGCTACCCGGTCGACGACCTGGTCGACCTGTTCGGCATCCAGGTCTTCGACGACGACGTCGACAGCGTTGGTGGCCTGCTGGCCAAGCACCTCGGCCGGGTGCCGATCCCGGGCGCTTCAGTCGAGGTGCACGGCCTGCGCTTCGAGGCCGAGCGCGCCACCGGCCGACGCCACAAGCTCGGCACGGTGCTTATCAAGCGTGTCGTCCCCGAGCACGATCCCGCCCCTGACGACGAGGAGTCCGCCGATGCCTGA
- a CDS encoding cytidine deaminase — MPDPGPDELSAEDAKLVTLARATRARVGAAEGAAVRDLDGRTYAAATVDLRSLQLSAVQSCVAMAVASGARGLEACVVLGAASSLVEPDHRALTDLAGTGVVVHFADERGTVVMSVTT, encoded by the coding sequence ATGCCTGACCCCGGTCCTGATGAACTGAGCGCCGAGGACGCCAAGCTCGTCACCCTCGCCCGCGCCACGCGTGCACGGGTCGGCGCAGCCGAGGGTGCCGCGGTCCGCGACCTGGACGGACGCACGTACGCCGCGGCCACCGTCGACCTTCGAAGCCTCCAGCTCAGCGCGGTGCAGAGCTGTGTGGCGATGGCGGTCGCGTCGGGTGCGCGTGGACTCGAGGCGTGCGTGGTGCTGGGGGCCGCAAGCTCGCTCGTCGAACCCGACCACCGTGCGCTCACCGATCTCGCCGGTACCGGCGTCGTCGTGCACTTCGCCGACGAGCGCGGCACCGTGGTGATGTCCGTCACCACCTGA
- a CDS encoding FAD-binding oxidoreductase: MDPSAAQGFGASRASAHAAAVARLRASYEAIPVGAPVRLAKPTSNLFRPRSATDAPGLDVSGLAGVLHVDTVARTADVQGMCTYEALVAATLPHRLIPYVVPQLRTITLGGAVTGLGIEATSYRNGLPHESVREMDVFTGSGEVVTCRPGDELFDTFPNSYGSLGYATRLRIELEPVHDYVALRHVRFNDAAQLASAIAEIAESREWAGERVDGLDGVAFEPGELYLTLARWTDEPGPTSDYTGQQIFYRSIRERTTDRLTMHDYLWRWDTDWFWCSGAFGAQHPLVRRVWPRRLRRSDVYHRLVGLERRFGVADRLDKLAKRPQRERVIQDVELPVDRLAEFLAWFDDEIGMRPVWICPLVTTRDWPLYPLRPGATYVNVGFWGTVHVGPDAVDAPRNRAIEARVHELGGNKSLYSEAFYDEETFDALYDGAHLAKVKQDVDPDDRLTSLYDKAVGRR; this comes from the coding sequence GTGGATCCTTCAGCAGCGCAGGGGTTCGGTGCCAGCCGGGCCAGCGCGCACGCCGCCGCCGTCGCCAGGCTCCGTGCGTCGTACGAGGCAATCCCGGTCGGCGCACCGGTGCGGCTCGCGAAGCCGACGTCCAACCTGTTCCGGCCCCGCAGCGCGACCGATGCGCCCGGCCTCGACGTCAGCGGACTCGCCGGCGTGCTGCACGTCGACACGGTCGCCCGCACCGCCGACGTGCAGGGCATGTGCACCTACGAGGCGCTGGTCGCGGCGACGCTGCCGCACCGTCTCATCCCGTACGTCGTGCCGCAGCTGCGTACCATCACGCTGGGTGGCGCGGTCACCGGCCTCGGCATCGAGGCGACGTCGTACCGCAACGGCCTCCCGCACGAGTCGGTGCGCGAGATGGATGTCTTCACCGGGTCCGGTGAGGTCGTCACGTGCCGTCCGGGCGACGAGCTGTTCGACACTTTCCCCAACTCCTACGGGTCTCTCGGCTATGCCACCCGGCTGCGCATCGAGCTCGAGCCTGTGCACGACTACGTCGCGCTGCGCCATGTGCGTTTCAACGACGCCGCCCAGCTGGCGAGCGCGATCGCCGAGATCGCCGAGAGCCGCGAGTGGGCCGGCGAGCGGGTGGACGGCCTGGACGGGGTGGCCTTCGAGCCCGGCGAGCTGTACCTCACGCTGGCCCGCTGGACCGACGAGCCAGGCCCGACGTCCGACTACACCGGGCAGCAGATCTTCTACCGCTCGATCCGTGAGCGCACGACCGACCGGCTGACCATGCACGACTACCTCTGGCGCTGGGACACCGACTGGTTCTGGTGCTCCGGAGCGTTCGGCGCGCAGCACCCACTGGTCAGGCGGGTCTGGCCGCGGCGTTTGCGTCGTTCCGACGTCTACCACCGGCTGGTGGGGCTGGAGCGGCGTTTCGGCGTCGCCGACCGGCTCGACAAGCTCGCGAAGCGGCCGCAGCGCGAACGCGTCATCCAGGACGTCGAGCTGCCGGTCGACCGGCTGGCCGAGTTCCTCGCCTGGTTCGACGACGAGATCGGGATGCGGCCGGTGTGGATCTGCCCGCTCGTCACCACGCGCGACTGGCCGCTCTACCCGCTGCGTCCGGGCGCGACGTACGTCAATGTCGGCTTCTGGGGCACCGTGCACGTCGGGCCCGACGCTGTCGATGCGCCGCGCAACCGCGCCATCGAGGCGAGAGTGCACGAGCTCGGCGGGAACAAGTCGCTGTACTCCGAGGCTTTCTACGACGAGGAGACCTTCGACGCGCTGTACGACGGCGCACACCTGGCCAAGGTCAAGCAGGACGTCGACCCCGACGACCGGCTGACCAGCCTCTACGACAAGGCAGTAGGTCGGCGCTGA
- a CDS encoding cyclopropane-fatty-acyl-phospholipid synthase family protein, with the protein MSLTTSRALTIGDAVASLLRDGMPVRFTAYDGSSAGPSDASIGLHLRNERGLSYLLTAPGDLGMARAYVMGDLTISGVEPGDPYEALALLKSNLRFRAPTPAEALSIVRSLGIAHLVPPSPPPQETLPRWRRAVEGLRHSMTRDADVIQHHYDVSNRFYEMVLGPSMAYTCALFDGPDVSLEEAQAAKFDLVARKLGLESGQRLLDVGCGWGGMVMHAAREYGVSALGVTLSAEQAAWGQEAVKREGLEHLVEIRHLDYRHVTETGFDAVSSIGLTEHIGVRNYPAYFTHLLNRLRPEGRLLNHCITRAHNQREETGAFIDRYVFPDGELTGSGRIISAAQDAGFEVMHEENLRRHYALTLREWCANLRDNWDECVAEVGEGTARVWGVYMAGSRIGFERNEVQLHQVLAVKTGGDGQDGFGLRPEW; encoded by the coding sequence ATGAGCCTGACGACGAGCCGCGCCCTGACCATCGGAGACGCGGTCGCATCGCTGCTACGCGACGGGATGCCGGTGCGCTTCACGGCGTACGACGGCAGCAGCGCGGGGCCTTCGGACGCGAGCATCGGTCTGCACCTGCGCAACGAGCGGGGGCTTTCCTACCTGCTGACCGCCCCCGGCGACCTCGGCATGGCACGCGCGTACGTGATGGGCGACCTGACGATCAGCGGTGTCGAGCCGGGGGACCCGTACGAGGCACTGGCGCTGCTGAAGAGCAACCTCCGTTTCCGGGCGCCGACACCCGCGGAGGCGTTGTCGATCGTGCGGTCGCTCGGCATCGCCCACTTGGTGCCGCCCTCGCCACCGCCGCAGGAGACGCTGCCGCGCTGGCGTCGCGCCGTCGAGGGGCTGCGGCACTCGATGACCCGCGACGCCGACGTGATCCAGCACCACTACGACGTGTCCAACCGCTTCTACGAGATGGTGCTCGGCCCCTCGATGGCCTACACCTGTGCGCTCTTCGATGGCCCCGACGTCTCGCTCGAGGAGGCGCAGGCCGCGAAGTTCGACCTGGTCGCGCGCAAGCTCGGGCTCGAGTCGGGGCAACGGCTGCTCGACGTCGGGTGCGGCTGGGGCGGCATGGTGATGCACGCGGCCCGCGAGTACGGCGTCTCCGCGCTCGGCGTGACGCTTTCGGCCGAGCAGGCCGCGTGGGGCCAGGAGGCGGTGAAGCGTGAAGGACTCGAGCACCTGGTGGAGATCCGGCACCTCGACTACCGGCATGTCACCGAAACCGGCTTCGACGCGGTCAGCTCCATCGGGCTCACCGAGCACATCGGTGTGCGCAACTATCCGGCGTACTTCACCCACCTGCTCAACCGGCTGCGTCCTGAAGGGCGGCTGCTCAACCACTGCATCACCCGTGCGCACAACCAGCGCGAGGAGACCGGTGCGTTCATCGACCGCTATGTCTTCCCCGACGGCGAGCTGACCGGGTCGGGACGCATCATCAGCGCCGCGCAGGACGCGGGTTTCGAGGTCATGCACGAGGAGAACCTGCGGCGTCACTACGCGCTCACCCTGCGCGAGTGGTGCGCCAACCTGCGCGACAACTGGGACGAGTGCGTGGCCGAGGTCGGCGAGGGTACGGCGCGCGTGTGGGGTGTCTACATGGCCGGCTCGCGGATCGGCTTCGAGCGCAACGAGGTCCAACTGCACCAGGTGCTCGCGGTGAAGACCGGTGGCGACGGCCAGGACGGATTCGGGCTGCGTCCGGAGTGGTGA
- a CDS encoding siderophore-interacting protein — protein sequence MSTRARQFSAEVLRREELSPHLVRLTLGGAGLAEFTSTGVPDEWVGLVVPGQFQSRYYTVRSWASGELVVDVVVHDVGLVTEWAARDCVGEPVTITEPRGSFTLPAGAAWVLLVGDLTGLPAMARIAETVDLPTRIWAEVPDDLGSYLPEGSNVTWLAPPAPGASALAEVVDGIDWPDGDGYFWMAGESAQMRAIRKHLMRERGLASTAYDVMGYWRGSAQRQPRAVDPGPIYRAGKAAGKTDDQIWAEYDDARNT from the coding sequence GTGAGCACCAGGGCCCGGCAGTTCTCAGCCGAGGTGCTGCGTCGTGAGGAGCTGTCGCCGCACCTGGTCCGGCTGACCCTCGGCGGTGCCGGGCTCGCGGAGTTCACCAGCACCGGCGTGCCCGACGAGTGGGTCGGTCTGGTCGTGCCGGGCCAGTTCCAGAGCCGGTACTACACGGTGCGCTCGTGGGCCTCGGGCGAGCTCGTGGTCGACGTGGTCGTGCACGACGTCGGCCTGGTCACCGAGTGGGCCGCCCGCGACTGCGTGGGCGAGCCGGTGACGATCACGGAGCCGCGCGGGTCGTTCACGCTGCCCGCAGGGGCTGCCTGGGTCCTGCTGGTCGGTGACCTGACCGGGCTGCCGGCGATGGCCCGGATCGCCGAGACCGTCGACCTGCCGACGCGCATCTGGGCGGAGGTGCCTGACGACCTCGGCTCCTACCTGCCTGAGGGCTCGAACGTCACCTGGCTCGCGCCTCCAGCACCGGGTGCTTCTGCGCTGGCCGAGGTCGTCGATGGCATCGACTGGCCCGATGGTGACGGATACTTCTGGATGGCGGGGGAGTCGGCGCAGATGCGCGCGATCCGCAAGCACCTGATGCGCGAGCGCGGCCTCGCGAGCACGGCGTACGACGTGATGGGCTACTGGCGCGGAAGCGCACAGCGGCAGCCGCGTGCGGTCGACCCGGGGCCGATCTACCGGGCCGGCAAGGCGGCAGGCAAGACTGACGACCAGATCTGGGCCGAGTACGACGACGCAAGGAACACATGA
- the era gene encoding GTPase Era gives MTEPATPAHKSGFASFVGRPNAGKSTLTNALVGSKVVITSSKPQTTRTVVRGIVHRPDAQLILVDTPGLHRPRTLLGERLNDLVKTTLAEVDVVAVCLPANEKVGPGDRFIVREMAKVRRTIKVAIATKTDLATGEQIGQHLLDIQKLGADSGIEWAQIVPVSAQSGDQVKLLEDLLVGLLPDGPQLYPDGDLSDAPEEAIVAELIREAALEGVRDELPHSIAVVVEEMGLREGRDADKPLLDIYANLYVERDSQKGIMIGHKGARLREVGTAARKQIEALFGTPVYLDLHIKIAKDWQRDPRQLRKLGF, from the coding sequence ATGACCGAGCCAGCAACCCCCGCGCACAAGAGCGGCTTCGCGTCGTTCGTCGGCAGGCCCAATGCGGGCAAGTCGACGCTGACCAACGCCCTGGTGGGCAGCAAGGTGGTCATCACCAGCTCCAAGCCGCAGACCACCCGCACCGTCGTACGCGGCATCGTGCACCGGCCCGACGCCCAGCTCATCCTGGTCGACACCCCCGGCCTGCACCGGCCCAGGACCCTGCTCGGCGAGCGGCTCAACGACCTGGTGAAGACGACGCTGGCCGAGGTCGACGTCGTCGCGGTGTGCCTGCCGGCCAACGAGAAGGTCGGGCCCGGCGACCGTTTCATCGTCAGGGAGATGGCGAAGGTACGCCGCACCATCAAGGTCGCGATCGCCACCAAGACCGACCTCGCCACCGGTGAGCAGATCGGTCAGCACCTGCTCGACATCCAGAAGCTCGGCGCCGACAGTGGCATCGAGTGGGCCCAGATCGTGCCGGTCTCCGCGCAGTCGGGTGACCAGGTCAAGCTGCTCGAGGACCTGCTGGTCGGGCTGCTGCCCGACGGGCCGCAGCTCTACCCCGACGGCGACCTCAGCGACGCCCCCGAAGAGGCGATCGTCGCCGAGCTGATCCGCGAGGCCGCCCTCGAGGGCGTGCGCGACGAACTCCCGCACTCCATCGCCGTGGTCGTCGAGGAGATGGGTCTGCGCGAGGGTCGCGACGCCGACAAGCCGCTGCTCGACATCTACGCGAATCTTTACGTCGAGCGTGACTCCCAGAAGGGGATCATGATCGGCCACAAGGGCGCCCGGCTCCGCGAGGTCGGCACCGCCGCCCGCAAGCAGATCGAGGCCCTGTTCGGCACCCCGGTCTACCTCGACCTGCACATCAAGATCGCCAAGGACTGGCAGCGTGACCCGCGCCAGCTGCGCAAGCTGGGGTTCTGA